In Pseudomonas putida, a genomic segment contains:
- a CDS encoding rhodanese-related sulfurtransferase — protein MSQPIVVAALYKFVTLQDYVELREPLLKAMLDNGVKGTLLLANEGINGTVSASREGIDALLAWLRNDPRLVDVDHKESYCDEQPFYRTKVKLKKEIVTLGVPGVDPNQQVGTYVEPKDWNALISDPEVLLIDTRNDYEVAIGTFKGAVDPKTETFREFPEYIKANFDPSKHKKVAMFCTGGIRCEKASSYMLGEGFEAVYHLKGGILKYFEEVPQEESLWDGDCFVFDNRVTVRHDLSEGEYDQCHACRHPIDAADRASEHYSPGVSCPHCWDTLSEKTRRSAIDRQKQIELAKARNLPHPIGYNYKAEA, from the coding sequence ATGTCACAACCGATCGTCGTCGCGGCGCTGTACAAGTTCGTCACCCTGCAAGACTACGTCGAGCTGCGCGAGCCGCTGCTCAAGGCCATGCTCGACAATGGCGTCAAGGGCACCCTGCTGCTGGCCAACGAAGGCATCAACGGTACCGTGTCGGCCAGCCGCGAAGGCATCGACGCGCTGCTCGCCTGGCTGCGCAACGACCCGCGTCTGGTGGACGTCGATCACAAGGAATCGTACTGCGACGAACAGCCGTTCTACCGCACCAAGGTCAAGCTCAAGAAAGAGATCGTCACCCTCGGCGTGCCGGGCGTGGACCCCAACCAGCAGGTCGGCACCTACGTCGAGCCCAAGGACTGGAACGCGCTGATCAGCGACCCGGAAGTGTTGTTGATCGACACCCGCAACGACTACGAAGTGGCCATCGGCACCTTCAAGGGCGCCGTCGACCCCAAGACCGAGACCTTCCGCGAGTTTCCCGAGTACATCAAGGCCAACTTCGACCCGAGCAAGCACAAGAAGGTGGCGATGTTCTGCACCGGCGGCATCCGCTGCGAAAAGGCCTCGAGCTACATGCTCGGTGAGGGCTTCGAAGCGGTCTATCATCTTAAAGGTGGCATCCTCAAGTACTTCGAGGAAGTGCCCCAGGAAGAGAGCCTGTGGGATGGCGACTGCTTCGTCTTCGACAACCGCGTGACGGTGCGTCATGACCTCAGCGAGGGCGAATACGACCAGTGCCATGCCTGCCGTCACCCGATCGACGCCGCCGACCGCGCGTCCGAGCACTACTCGCCAGGCGTGAGCTGCCCGCACTGCTGGGACACCTTGAGCGAGAAGACCCGACGCAGCGCCATCGACCGGCAGAAGCAGATCGAGTTGGCCAAGGCCCGCAACCTGCCGCACCCGATTGGTTACAACTACAAAGCCGAGGCTTGA
- a CDS encoding DsbA family protein yields the protein MSTRLIYVMDPMCSWCWGFAPVAAALIGQARDAGVATHLVPGGLRSGGSALDASTRKYILEHWQAVAEATGQPFRFDGAMPDGFVYDTEPACRALVAARSLEAERVWPLLALIQRSFYEQGLDVTTAPQLVDLAEQAGFDRAAFAEAFARADTRAATAADFSWVQDLGIAGFPTLLAERNGQLALLTNGYQPLERLQPLLGRWLQQAACA from the coding sequence ATGTCCACGCGCCTGATCTATGTGATGGACCCGATGTGCTCCTGGTGCTGGGGTTTCGCGCCAGTGGCCGCGGCCCTGATCGGCCAGGCGCGTGACGCCGGCGTGGCCACCCACCTGGTGCCGGGTGGCCTGCGCAGTGGCGGCAGCGCCCTGGACGCATCCACCCGCAAGTACATCCTCGAACACTGGCAGGCGGTGGCCGAAGCCACTGGCCAGCCGTTCCGTTTCGACGGTGCCATGCCCGATGGCTTCGTCTACGACACCGAGCCTGCCTGCCGTGCGTTGGTCGCGGCGCGCTCGCTGGAGGCCGAGCGCGTGTGGCCGCTGCTGGCGCTGATCCAGCGCAGCTTCTATGAGCAAGGCCTGGACGTGACCACCGCCCCGCAGTTGGTCGACCTGGCCGAGCAAGCCGGTTTCGACCGCGCCGCCTTCGCCGAGGCCTTCGCCCGCGCCGACACCCGCGCTGCCACTGCAGCCGATTTCAGTTGGGTGCAGGACCTGGGCATCGCCGGTTTCCCGACCTTGCTGGCCGAGCGCAACGGCCAACTGGCCCTGCTGACCAACGGCTACCAGCCGCTGGAGCGCCTGCAACCGTTGCTCGGCCGCTGGCTGCAGCAGGCCGCCTGTGCTTGA
- a CDS encoding ABC transporter ATP-binding protein, whose translation MLDVPGSPDPVPGKPTAVADRLSWAQIRRLALHHKKHLWTANLVAVLAACCSVPIPLLLPLLVDEVLLGHGDAALKWMNNLLPSGWQAPAGYIGLMLVLTLCLRLAALAFNVVQAKLFAGLAKDIVYRLRIRLIERLKRISLKEYESLGSGTVTTHLVTDLDTLDKFVGETLSRFLVAMLTLTGTAAILIWMHWKLALLILLFNPLVIYFTVQLGKRVKHLKKLENDSTSRFTQALAETLDAIQEIRAGNRQGYFLGRLGLRAREVRDYAVDSQWKSDASGRASGLLFQFGIDIFRAAAMLTVLFSDLSIGQMLAVFSYLWFMIGPVEQLLNLQYAYYAAGGALSRLNELLARADEPQYPAACDPFAGRSTVGIEVRDLSFAYAEEPVLEHLDLAIAAGEKVAIVGASGGGKSTLVQLLLGLYSAQAGTIRFGGASLQEIGLETLRENVAVVLQHPSLFNDTVRANLTMGRDSSDEACWEALRIAQLDSTIAALPQGLDSVVGRSGVRLSGGQRQRLAIARMVLAEPKVVILDEATSALDAATEYNLHQALARFLSGRTTLIIAHRLSAVKQADRVLVFDGGRVAEDGGHQQLIAEGGLYAKLYGHLQQS comes from the coding sequence GTGCTTGATGTGCCAGGGTCGCCAGACCCTGTGCCGGGGAAACCCACTGCCGTGGCCGATCGATTGAGCTGGGCGCAGATCCGCCGCCTGGCACTGCATCACAAGAAGCACCTGTGGACCGCCAACCTGGTGGCCGTGCTCGCCGCCTGCTGCAGCGTGCCGATTCCGTTGCTGTTGCCGCTGCTGGTCGACGAAGTGCTGCTCGGCCATGGCGACGCCGCGCTCAAGTGGATGAACAACCTGCTGCCCAGCGGCTGGCAGGCGCCAGCCGGCTATATCGGCCTGATGCTCGTCCTCACCTTGTGCCTGCGCCTGGCTGCGCTGGCCTTCAACGTGGTGCAGGCCAAGCTGTTCGCCGGCCTTGCCAAGGACATCGTGTACCGCCTGCGCATCCGCCTGATCGAGCGCCTCAAGCGTATTTCGCTCAAGGAGTACGAAAGCCTGGGCAGCGGCACCGTGACCACGCACCTGGTCACCGACCTGGATACCCTCGACAAGTTCGTCGGCGAAACCCTCAGCCGCTTCCTGGTGGCCATGCTCACCCTGACCGGCACGGCGGCGATCCTGATCTGGATGCACTGGAAGCTGGCCCTGCTGATCCTGCTGTTCAACCCGCTGGTGATCTACTTCACCGTGCAGTTGGGCAAGCGTGTGAAACACCTGAAAAAGCTCGAGAACGACAGCACCTCGCGCTTTACCCAGGCCCTGGCCGAAACCCTCGATGCGATCCAGGAGATCCGCGCCGGCAATCGCCAGGGGTATTTCCTCGGCCGCCTCGGCCTGCGCGCCCGTGAAGTGCGCGATTATGCCGTGGACTCGCAATGGAAGAGCGACGCGAGCGGGCGTGCCAGCGGTTTGTTGTTCCAGTTCGGCATCGACATCTTCCGTGCTGCAGCCATGCTTACCGTGCTGTTTTCCGACCTGTCCATTGGCCAGATGCTGGCAGTGTTCAGCTACCTGTGGTTCATGATCGGCCCGGTCGAGCAGTTGCTCAACCTGCAGTACGCCTACTACGCAGCCGGTGGCGCCCTGAGCCGCCTCAACGAGCTGCTGGCGCGGGCCGACGAGCCGCAGTACCCCGCCGCATGCGACCCGTTCGCCGGGCGTTCCACGGTCGGCATCGAGGTCCGGGACCTGAGTTTCGCTTATGCCGAGGAACCTGTGCTCGAGCACCTCGACCTGGCGATTGCTGCCGGCGAGAAGGTGGCGATCGTCGGTGCCAGCGGCGGCGGCAAAAGCACCCTGGTGCAATTGCTGCTGGGCCTGTACAGCGCCCAGGCGGGGACCATCCGCTTCGGCGGCGCCAGCCTGCAGGAGATTGGTCTGGAAACCCTGCGCGAGAACGTGGCGGTGGTGTTGCAGCATCCATCGCTATTCAACGACACGGTGCGTGCCAACCTGACCATGGGCCGCGACAGCAGTGACGAAGCCTGCTGGGAAGCGCTGCGCATCGCCCAGCTCGACAGCACCATCGCCGCCTTGCCCCAGGGCCTGGACAGCGTGGTCGGCCGCTCCGGCGTACGCCTGTCTGGCGGCCAGCGGCAACGCCTGGCCATCGCTCGCATGGTACTGGCCGAGCCCAAGGTGGTGATCCTCGACGAAGCCACCTCGGCGCTCGATGCGGCCACCGAGTACAACCTTCATCAGGCCCTGGCGCGTTTTCTCAGCGGGCGCACCACGCTGATCATCGCCCACCGCCTCTCGGCGGTGAAACAGGCCGACCGGGTGCTGGTGTTCGATGGCGGACGCGTGGCCGAGGATGGCGGGCACCAGCAGCTGATCGCCGAGGGCGGGCTGTATGCCAAGTTGTACGGGCATTTGCAGCAGAGTTGA
- a CDS encoding EAL domain-containing protein gives MKGNRTFEAPRLLGIIWPFVAVVVFQVLLGSISLYALSAVRAYVAGESLWSKAQKDAIYYLSLYADSRDERTYQRYRQAISVPQGDREMRVVLEQSSPDLEAARQAVLQGGNHPDDVERIIWFYRHFRQVSYVQTAIQYWEIGDSYLRQLDVLASEMREQIAAGPVDAARVAAWKARIVAIDDGVTPASKAFSAALSEGSRLLLRLLLITNLLTASFLIAIAWRRSSKLLAQRQAFASALREEKERAQITLQAIGDAVITTDVHGYIGYMNPAAEQLTHWHAAQAQGLPLAALFSLVDEQAHDSSASLVEQVLSGSLQGGPEHARLIQRLDGSTVSVNLVGSPIVNQGQVASIVLVLHDMTQERQYIANLSWQATHDALTGLANRREFEYRLEQALNALARQTGRHSLMFLDLDQFKLVNDTCGHAAGDELLRHICAVLQSGLRESDTLARLGGDEFGVLVENCPPEQAERIAEQLRQTVQSLHFVWKGRPFVTTVSIGLVHLAQLPGTLEGSLRAADMACYLAKEKGRNRVQVYHDDDSELSTRFGEMAWIQRLHVALEENRFCLYAQEIAALRPHEGPGHIEILLRLQDENGRTILPGSFIPAAERFGLMTAIDRWVVRNVFQVIRECLDQGREGPLSMCAINLSGASIGDDMFLEYLQRLFVEYAIPPRMICFEITETSAIANLGSAIRFINELKGLGCKFSLDDFCAGMSSFAYLKHLPVDFLKVDGSFVKDMLDDPVNRAMVEVINHIGHVMGKRTIAEFVETPLIEQALQEIGVDYAQGYLIERPQVFTTDSLQRQRIATRPLLHRAPGTFR, from the coding sequence ATGAAGGGAAATCGGACTTTCGAAGCGCCAAGGCTGCTAGGCATCATCTGGCCTTTTGTCGCCGTTGTGGTTTTCCAGGTGCTGCTGGGCAGCATCAGCCTCTATGCATTATCGGCCGTGCGCGCCTATGTCGCCGGCGAAAGCCTTTGGTCCAAGGCCCAGAAAGACGCCATCTACTACCTGAGCCTGTACGCCGACAGTCGCGATGAGCGCACCTACCAGCGCTACCGCCAGGCCATCAGCGTGCCCCAGGGCGACCGCGAGATGCGGGTGGTGCTGGAGCAATCCAGCCCCGACCTCGAGGCTGCCCGCCAGGCTGTGCTGCAAGGGGGCAACCACCCCGACGACGTCGAGCGTATCATCTGGTTCTACCGGCACTTTCGCCAGGTCAGTTACGTGCAGACGGCGATCCAGTACTGGGAAATCGGCGACAGCTACCTGCGCCAACTCGATGTGCTCGCCAGCGAGATGCGCGAGCAGATCGCCGCCGGCCCGGTCGATGCCGCGCGAGTGGCGGCGTGGAAGGCCCGCATCGTCGCCATCGATGATGGCGTCACCCCGGCCTCGAAAGCCTTCAGCGCTGCCTTGAGCGAGGGCTCGCGCCTGCTGTTGCGCCTGCTGTTGATCACCAACCTGCTGACCGCGTCGTTCCTGATCGCCATCGCCTGGCGCCGTTCGAGCAAGCTGCTGGCCCAGCGCCAGGCCTTCGCCAGTGCCCTGCGGGAGGAGAAGGAGCGGGCGCAGATCACCTTGCAGGCCATCGGCGATGCGGTGATCACCACCGATGTGCACGGCTACATCGGCTACATGAACCCTGCCGCCGAGCAACTGACCCACTGGCACGCCGCGCAGGCCCAGGGCCTGCCCCTGGCGGCGCTGTTCAGTCTGGTCGACGAGCAGGCCCACGACAGCAGTGCCAGCCTGGTGGAGCAGGTGCTCAGCGGCAGCCTTCAGGGCGGCCCCGAGCACGCCCGGTTGATCCAGCGCCTGGATGGCAGCACGGTATCGGTCAACCTGGTCGGCTCGCCCATCGTCAATCAGGGCCAGGTAGCCAGCATCGTGCTGGTGCTGCACGACATGACTCAGGAGCGGCAGTACATCGCCAACCTGTCGTGGCAGGCCACCCACGACGCCCTGACCGGCCTGGCCAACCGTCGCGAGTTCGAGTACCGCCTGGAACAGGCGCTCAACGCCCTGGCGCGCCAGACCGGGCGGCATTCGCTGATGTTCCTCGACCTCGACCAGTTCAAGCTGGTCAACGACACCTGCGGGCATGCCGCTGGCGACGAGCTGTTGCGGCATATCTGCGCCGTGCTGCAATCGGGGCTGCGCGAAAGCGACACGCTGGCACGCCTGGGGGGCGACGAGTTCGGCGTGCTGGTGGAAAACTGCCCGCCGGAACAGGCCGAGCGCATCGCCGAGCAATTGCGCCAAACCGTGCAAAGCCTGCACTTCGTCTGGAAGGGGCGGCCCTTCGTGACTACCGTGAGCATTGGCCTGGTGCACCTCGCGCAGTTGCCTGGCACCCTCGAAGGCTCGCTGCGCGCCGCCGACATGGCGTGCTACCTGGCCAAGGAGAAGGGCCGAAACCGGGTGCAGGTGTATCACGACGACGACAGCGAGTTGTCGACCCGCTTTGGCGAAATGGCCTGGATCCAGCGCCTGCACGTCGCCCTGGAGGAAAACCGCTTCTGCCTGTATGCCCAGGAGATCGCTGCGCTCAGGCCGCACGAGGGGCCGGGGCATATCGAGATACTGTTGCGCCTGCAGGATGAAAATGGCCGGACCATCCTCCCTGGCAGCTTCATTCCCGCCGCCGAGCGCTTCGGCCTGATGACCGCCATCGACCGCTGGGTGGTGCGCAATGTCTTCCAGGTAATCCGCGAATGCCTGGACCAGGGGCGCGAGGGGCCACTGTCGATGTGCGCGATCAACCTCTCGGGCGCGAGCATCGGCGACGACATGTTCCTCGAATACCTGCAGCGTCTGTTCGTCGAATACGCCATCCCGCCGCGGATGATCTGCTTCGAGATCACCGAAACCAGCGCCATCGCCAACCTTGGCAGCGCGATCCGCTTCATCAACGAATTGAAGGGGCTGGGGTGCAAGTTCTCCCTCGACGACTTCTGTGCCGGAATGTCGTCATTTGCCTATTTGAAACATTTGCCGGTGGACTTCTTGAAGGTCGACGGAAGTTTCGTCAAAGATATGCTCGACGATCCGGTCAACCGGGCTATGGTCGAAGTAATCAACCATATCGGTCATGTGATGGGTAAGCGGACCATCGCCGAGTTCGTCGAGACTCCGCTGATAGAACAGGCCTTACAGGAAATTGGCGTGGATTACGCCCAAGGCTATCTGATCGAGCGTCCCCAGGTATTCACCACCGACAGTCTACAGCGTCAACGGATTGCGACACGGCCGCTGCTTCACCGGGCGCCGGGTACCTTCCGGTAA
- a CDS encoding TenA family transcriptional regulator codes for MIDAFVRIGPLMDPASYPQWAQQLIEECRESKRRVVEHAFYQRLRDGQLKQATIRQYLIGGWPVVEQFSLYMAHNLTKTRYARHPGEDMARRWLMRNIRVELNHADYWLHWCQAHGVSLHDLQAQEVPPELNGLNDWCWRVCSTESLAIAMAATNYAIEGATGEWSAVVCASDTYAQGFPEETRKRAMKWLRLHAQYDDAHPWEALEIICTLAGENPTQGLRDELRKAVCKSYDCMYLFLERCMQIEGRQVGRARPALAAG; via the coding sequence GTGATTGACGCATTCGTACGTATCGGACCGTTGATGGATCCGGCCAGTTACCCGCAATGGGCGCAACAACTGATCGAAGAGTGCCGCGAGAGCAAGCGACGGGTGGTGGAGCACGCGTTCTACCAACGCCTGCGCGATGGCCAGCTCAAGCAGGCGACCATACGCCAGTACCTGATCGGCGGTTGGCCGGTGGTGGAGCAGTTTTCCCTGTACATGGCCCACAACCTGACCAAGACCCGTTATGCCCGCCACCCGGGCGAGGATATGGCGCGGCGTTGGCTGATGCGCAACATCCGTGTCGAGCTCAATCATGCCGATTATTGGCTGCACTGGTGCCAGGCCCATGGCGTGAGCCTGCATGACCTGCAGGCACAGGAGGTGCCACCGGAGCTCAATGGGCTCAACGATTGGTGTTGGCGGGTGTGCAGCACCGAGTCGCTGGCGATTGCCATGGCGGCCACCAACTATGCGATCGAAGGGGCGACGGGGGAGTGGTCGGCGGTGGTCTGCGCGTCCGACACCTATGCCCAGGGCTTCCCCGAGGAGACTCGCAAGCGCGCCATGAAGTGGCTGCGCCTGCATGCCCAGTATGACGATGCGCATCCGTGGGAGGCGCTGGAGATCATCTGCACGCTGGCGGGCGAGAACCCCACCCAGGGCCTGCGTGACGAGCTGCGCAAGGCGGTGTGCAAAAGCTATGACTGCATGTACCTGTTCCTGGAGCGGTGCATGCAGATCGAAGGGCGTCAAGTGGGCCGGGCGCGGCCGGCGTTGGCGGCGGGCTGA
- a CDS encoding YciK family oxidoreductase, with product MYDYTARPDLLKGRVILVTGAGRGIGAAAARAYAALGATVLLLGKTEANLNEVYDQIEAAGHPQPVVIPFNLETALPHQYDELAVMIEEQFGRLDGLLNNASIIGPRTPLEQLSGDNFMRVMHINVDATFMLTSTLLPLLKLSEDASVVFTSSSVGRKGRAYWGAYGVSKFATEGLMQTLADELEGVSPVRSNSINPGATRTAMRAQAYPSENPQNNPLPEEIMPVYLYLMGPDSTGVNGQAFNAQ from the coding sequence ATGTACGACTACACCGCCCGCCCCGACCTGCTCAAGGGCCGGGTCATCCTGGTCACCGGTGCCGGCCGTGGCATCGGCGCTGCGGCCGCCAGGGCCTATGCCGCGCTGGGCGCCACCGTGCTGCTGCTGGGCAAGACCGAAGCCAACCTCAACGAGGTCTACGACCAGATCGAGGCAGCCGGCCATCCGCAGCCCGTGGTGATTCCGTTCAACCTGGAAACCGCCCTGCCACACCAGTACGACGAACTGGCAGTGATGATCGAGGAACAGTTCGGCCGCCTCGACGGCCTGCTCAACAACGCCTCGATCATCGGCCCGCGCACGCCGCTGGAGCAGCTCTCGGGCGACAACTTCATGCGCGTGATGCACATCAACGTCGATGCCACGTTCATGCTCACCAGCACCTTGCTGCCGCTGCTCAAGCTGTCGGAGGACGCCTCGGTGGTGTTCACCTCCAGCAGCGTCGGGCGCAAGGGGCGCGCCTACTGGGGTGCGTACGGGGTGTCCAAGTTCGCCACCGAAGGCTTGATGCAGACCCTGGCCGACGAGCTCGAAGGGGTGTCACCGGTGCGCTCCAACAGCATCAATCCCGGCGCCACGCGCACGGCGATGCGGGCGCAGGCCTACCCGAGCGAGAACCCGCAGAACAACCCGCTGCCTGAAGAGATCATGCCGGTCTACCTGTACCTGATGGGGCCGGACAGCACCGGGGTGAATGGGCAGGCGTTCAACGCCCAGTAG
- the mupP gene encoding N-acetylmuramic acid 6-phosphate phosphatase MupP: protein MRLRAVLFDMDGTLLDTAPDFIAICQAMLADRGLPPVDDELIRGVISGGARAMVATTFAMDPQAQGFEALRLEFLERYQRDCAVHSKLFDGMAELLADIEKGNLIWGVVTNKPVRFAEPIMQRLGLAERSALLICPDHVKNSKPDPEPLTLACTTLNLDPASVLFVGDDLRDIESGRGAGTRTAAVRYGYIHPQDNPNNWGADVVVDHPLDLRKVIDSALCGC, encoded by the coding sequence ATGCGTTTGCGAGCAGTACTCTTCGACATGGACGGCACCCTGCTCGACACGGCGCCGGACTTCATCGCCATCTGCCAGGCGATGCTCGCCGACCGCGGCCTGCCGCCGGTGGATGACGAGCTGATCCGCGGCGTGATCTCGGGCGGCGCGCGCGCCATGGTCGCCACCACGTTCGCCATGGACCCGCAGGCCCAAGGCTTCGAAGCCCTGCGCCTGGAGTTCCTCGAGCGCTACCAGCGCGACTGCGCGGTGCACAGCAAGCTGTTCGACGGCATGGCCGAACTGCTCGCGGACATCGAGAAAGGCAACCTGATCTGGGGCGTGGTCACCAACAAGCCGGTGCGCTTCGCCGAACCGATCATGCAGCGCCTGGGCCTGGCCGAGCGTTCTGCTCTGCTGATCTGCCCGGATCACGTGAAGAACAGCAAGCCCGACCCCGAGCCGCTGACCCTGGCCTGCACCACGCTGAACCTGGACCCGGCCAGCGTCCTGTTCGTCGGCGACGACCTGCGCGACATCGAGTCGGGCCGCGGCGCCGGCACCCGCACGGCAGCGGTGCGTTACGGCTATATTCATCCTCAGGACAACCCGAACAACTGGGGCGCCGACGTGGTGGTGGACCACCCGCTGGACCTGCGCAAGGTGATCGACAGCGCGCTGTGCGGTTGCTGA
- the ubiG gene encoding bifunctional 2-polyprenyl-6-hydroxyphenol methylase/3-demethylubiquinol 3-O-methyltransferase UbiG, giving the protein MSNVDHAEIAKFEALAHRWWDRESEFKPLHEINPLRVNWIDERVGLAGKKVLDVGCGGGILSESMALRGASVTGIDMGEAPLAVAQLHQLESGVQVEYRQITAEALAEEMPGQFDVVTCLEMLEHVPDPSSVIRACYRMVKPGGQVFFSTINRNPKAYLLAIIGAEYILKMLPRGTHDFKKFIRPSELGAWSRNAGLEVKDIIGLTYNPLTKHYKLSSDVDVNYMIQTLREE; this is encoded by the coding sequence ATGAGCAACGTCGACCACGCCGAAATCGCCAAGTTCGAGGCCCTGGCCCACCGCTGGTGGGACCGCGAGAGCGAGTTCAAGCCGCTGCACGAGATCAACCCGCTGCGCGTCAACTGGATCGACGAGCGCGTCGGCCTGGCCGGCAAGAAGGTGCTCGACGTCGGCTGCGGCGGCGGCATCCTCAGTGAATCCATGGCCCTGCGCGGCGCCAGCGTCACCGGCATCGACATGGGTGAGGCGCCACTGGCCGTCGCCCAGTTGCACCAACTGGAGTCGGGCGTGCAGGTCGAGTACCGGCAGATCACTGCCGAGGCGCTGGCCGAAGAAATGCCTGGGCAGTTCGACGTGGTCACCTGCCTGGAGATGCTGGAGCACGTGCCCGACCCGTCTTCCGTTATCCGCGCTTGCTACCGTATGGTCAAGCCCGGCGGCCAGGTGTTCTTCTCGACCATCAACCGCAACCCCAAGGCCTACCTGCTGGCCATCATCGGCGCCGAATACATCCTCAAGATGCTGCCGCGCGGTACCCACGACTTCAAGAAGTTCATCCGCCCCTCCGAACTGGGCGCCTGGAGCCGTAACGCCGGCCTCGAGGTCAAGGACATCATCGGCCTGACCTACAACCCGCTGACCAAGCACTACAAGCTCAGCAGCGACGTCGACGTCAACTACATGATCCAGACCCTGCGCGAGGAATGA
- the mtnA gene encoding S-methyl-5-thioribose-1-phosphate isomerase, whose translation MREQLLAAEKVTGIRWHDGCLHLLDQRLLPAQECWLTCVDVTQVVVAIRDMAVRGAAAIGIAAAYGLVLALEERLAQGGDWEQDLEEDFLSLAEARPTAANLFWALNRMRERLQRVRPEEDLLAALEAEAVAIHESDREANLTMAQHGIELIRRHQGNQQALLTYGNAGALACGGFGTALGVIRAGFLEGMVERVYAGETRPWLQGSRLTAWELANEGMPVTLCVDSALAHLMKTKGITWVVVGADCIAANGDVASTIGTYQLAVSAMHHGVRFMVVAPSTSIDLNLASGEDIPLEERAADELLDVAGMRVAADVEVFNPVFDVTPADLIDVIVTERGIVERPDTTKLAQLMCRKRLH comes from the coding sequence ATGCGCGAGCAACTTTTGGCGGCGGAGAAGGTGACCGGCATTCGCTGGCACGACGGCTGCCTGCACCTGCTCGACCAGCGTCTGCTGCCAGCACAGGAGTGCTGGCTGACCTGCGTCGATGTTACGCAGGTGGTGGTGGCCATCCGGGACATGGCCGTGCGCGGCGCGGCGGCCATCGGCATCGCTGCGGCCTACGGCCTGGTGTTGGCCCTGGAAGAACGCCTGGCCCAGGGCGGCGATTGGGAGCAGGACCTGGAAGAGGACTTTCTCAGCCTGGCCGAGGCGCGCCCCACCGCCGCCAACCTGTTCTGGGCGCTTAACCGCATGCGTGAGCGCCTGCAGCGCGTACGCCCCGAAGAAGACTTGCTGGCGGCGCTGGAGGCCGAGGCGGTGGCCATCCACGAAAGCGACCGCGAGGCCAACCTGACCATGGCCCAGCACGGCATCGAGCTGATCCGTCGCCACCAGGGCAACCAGCAGGCGTTGCTGACCTACGGCAATGCCGGTGCGCTGGCCTGTGGGGGGTTCGGCACGGCGCTGGGGGTGATTCGCGCGGGCTTCCTCGAGGGGATGGTCGAGCGGGTGTATGCCGGCGAAACCCGTCCCTGGTTGCAGGGCTCGCGGCTGACCGCGTGGGAGCTGGCCAACGAAGGCATGCCGGTGACCCTGTGCGTCGACTCGGCACTGGCCCACCTGATGAAGACCAAGGGCATCACCTGGGTAGTGGTCGGTGCCGACTGCATCGCCGCCAATGGTGACGTCGCGAGCACGATCGGCACCTATCAGCTGGCGGTTAGCGCCATGCACCACGGGGTGCGCTTCATGGTGGTGGCGCCGAGCACCAGCATCGACCTCAACCTGGCCAGTGGCGAGGACATTCCCCTGGAAGAGCGCGCAGCCGATGAGTTGCTGGACGTTGCCGGCATGCGGGTGGCGGCGGATGTCGAGGTGTTCAATCCGGTATTCGACGTGACCCCGGCCGACCTGATCGACGTGATCGTGACCGAGCGCGGCATCGTCGAGCGGCCGGATACCACCAAGCTGGCCCAGTTGATGTGTCGCAAGCGGTTGCACTGA